In a genomic window of Flavobacterium lipolyticum:
- a CDS encoding SRPBCC family protein yields the protein MSAPNFTTVIIVDESPQEVFDAVTNVRAWWSEEIEGNSAKLNDEFDYHYEDIHRCKVKITEVIPNQKIVWLVEKNYFKFTEDKTEWTGTHPTFEISEKDGKTELRFTHVGLVPEYECFEICRGAWTNYIGNSLLKLITTGKGEPNATGKPQTENEKKLSEKE from the coding sequence ATGAGTGCACCAAATTTTACCACAGTTATAATCGTAGATGAATCCCCACAGGAAGTTTTTGATGCCGTTACGAATGTACGTGCTTGGTGGTCGGAAGAAATCGAAGGCAATAGTGCGAAACTAAACGATGAATTTGACTATCATTACGAAGATATCCATCGTTGTAAAGTAAAAATCACAGAAGTGATTCCGAATCAGAAAATAGTCTGGTTGGTGGAAAAAAATTACTTCAAGTTTACAGAAGATAAAACGGAATGGACAGGAACTCATCCTACTTTTGAGATTTCGGAAAAAGACGGCAAAACGGAACTTCGTTTTACTCATGTGGGTTTGGTACCGGAATATGAATGTTTTGAAATTTGCAGAGGCGCCTGGACCAATTATATTGGAAATAGTTTGCTTAAACTAATTACAACCGGAAAAGGAGAACCAAACGCAACCGGAAAACCACAAACAGAAAACGAAAAAAAACTTTCTGAAAAAGAATAA
- a CDS encoding aspartate/glutamate racemase family protein: MKKIGLVGGISWVSTIDYYKFINEGVNKKLGGLQFAECLIYSLNFGDVQEKTWAHSYELLWNACLSLKNSGVDAVVLCANTAHMFAREIENEIGLPLIHIGTETAKVIVKEKITTVGLIGTSFSMEMDFYKDRLKSFGLNVLIPEKQETRDYIQYVLKEELGRGIINPDSRQNYIQIANELILQGVEGIILGCTEIPLLLSQSDFSVPVFDTTKIHSQAIVDFILS, from the coding sequence ATGAAGAAAATTGGGCTTGTGGGAGGAATCAGCTGGGTTTCTACCATAGATTACTACAAATTTATTAACGAAGGAGTAAATAAAAAATTAGGCGGACTTCAATTTGCGGAATGTCTGATTTATTCATTAAACTTTGGTGATGTACAGGAAAAAACTTGGGCTCACTCCTATGAACTTTTATGGAATGCCTGCTTAAGTTTAAAAAACAGCGGTGTTGATGCTGTCGTTTTGTGTGCAAACACGGCACATATGTTTGCTCGTGAAATCGAAAATGAAATTGGACTGCCCCTAATTCATATCGGAACGGAGACTGCAAAAGTCATTGTGAAAGAAAAAATCACAACCGTTGGACTTATAGGCACTTCATTTTCGATGGAAATGGATTTTTACAAAGATCGCCTTAAAAGTTTTGGGCTGAATGTCCTGATACCCGAAAAACAGGAAACGCGCGACTACATACAATATGTTCTAAAAGAAGAACTTGGAAGAGGAATTATCAATCCCGATTCGAGACAAAATTATATCCAAATAGCAAACGAACTAATTCTACAAGGTGTCGAAGGTATCATTTTAGGATGTACTGAAATTCCACTATTGCTAAGTCAATCCGATTTTTCTGTTCCTGTTTTTGACACTACAAAAATACATTCTCAAGCAATTGTAGACTTTATACTGTCTTAA
- a CDS encoding nuclear transport factor 2 family protein, with product MTKKEIARDFLKLAANGHSHEAFRLHVGENFKHHNAYFKGDAETLMLAMEESTRKNPNKTLTIHHILEDKDLVAVHSHLKQTPADIGFAVVHILRFELDKIVEFWDLGQSIPTEMINENGMF from the coding sequence ATGACTAAGAAAGAAATCGCCCGCGACTTTTTAAAACTCGCCGCAAACGGACATTCACACGAAGCTTTTCGTCTACATGTCGGCGAGAATTTCAAGCATCACAATGCTTATTTTAAAGGAGATGCCGAAACACTGATGCTGGCTATGGAAGAATCAACCCGAAAAAATCCCAATAAAACTTTAACTATTCATCATATTCTGGAAGATAAAGATCTGGTCGCCGTACATTCGCACCTGAAACAAACTCCTGCTGACATTGGTTTTGCTGTCGTACATATCCTTCGTTTTGAATTGGATAAAATTGTAGAATTTTGGGATTTAGGGCAATCCATTCCTACCGAAATGATTAATGAAAATGGAATGTTCTAA
- a CDS encoding DUF1801 domain-containing protein, with protein sequence MAQNKTIETENSVAEFINAVEDTTKRNDAFELVRLMQEQTGFEAKMWGPSIIGFGSYHYKYASGREGDAPLVAFSPRKAAISLYVYASPEKREELLSKFGKHKAEKGCIYVKKLSDIDLEILKKMISVSVEHLQELYPPQ encoded by the coding sequence ATGGCACAAAATAAAACCATAGAAACAGAAAACAGTGTTGCCGAATTTATCAATGCTGTCGAAGACACAACCAAAAGAAATGATGCTTTTGAACTGGTCAGACTGATGCAGGAACAAACGGGTTTCGAAGCCAAAATGTGGGGACCAAGTATCATAGGTTTCGGCAGTTATCATTACAAATATGCCAGCGGCCGCGAAGGCGATGCTCCATTGGTGGCTTTTTCACCAAGAAAAGCCGCAATTTCACTTTATGTTTACGCATCACCTGAAAAAAGAGAGGAGCTACTCTCTAAATTTGGAAAACACAAAGCCGAAAAAGGCTGTATCTATGTCAAGAAATTAAGCGATATTGACCTCGAAATTCTTAAAAAAATGATTTCCGTATCAGTTGAGCACTTACAAGAACTATATCCCCCTCAATAA
- a CDS encoding MBL fold metallo-hydrolase: protein MITPFLIIILILGLTLYFFLQHPKFGKAPSGERLAWIQKSPQFKNGKFENQNHTPELVEGYGYPRVLYDFLLKKVDRKTPSDLIPSIKTNLLELSPEKEVLIWFGHSSYFIQLEGKRFLIDPVFSGNASPIPGTTKAFKGTDIYTVDDLPEIDYLLITHDHYDHLDYKTILQLKPKTKQVICSLGVGSHFEFWGFPTENIIEKDWFEKIELDQNLTLYTTPSRHFSGRSFKRCNTLWTSFVVETKGFKMYLGGDSGYDTHFKEIGTQFGPFDIALIDNGQYNPAWKYIHNLPEDVIKAMKDLNAKRVFPVHSSKFSLAPHSWDEPLNKITELNELSQNPIPLITPMIGELVELKNEKQQFRQWWKGIK from the coding sequence ATGATTACACCTTTTCTAATTATAATTCTGATTTTAGGCCTTACACTTTACTTCTTTTTACAGCACCCGAAGTTTGGTAAAGCACCTTCAGGAGAGAGATTGGCATGGATTCAAAAATCACCTCAATTTAAAAATGGCAAATTCGAAAATCAAAACCATACACCGGAATTAGTAGAAGGCTACGGATATCCAAGAGTATTGTATGATTTTCTCCTTAAAAAAGTAGACAGGAAGACTCCATCTGATTTAATCCCATCCATCAAAACCAATTTACTGGAACTTTCTCCCGAAAAAGAGGTGCTGATCTGGTTTGGACATTCTTCGTATTTCATCCAGCTTGAAGGAAAACGCTTTTTAATTGACCCCGTTTTCAGCGGCAATGCCTCCCCGATTCCCGGTACCACAAAAGCATTCAAAGGAACTGATATTTACACGGTTGATGATCTTCCGGAAATTGATTATTTACTGATCACACACGATCATTATGACCATCTCGATTATAAAACCATTTTACAATTAAAGCCCAAAACCAAACAGGTAATCTGTTCTCTTGGGGTAGGTTCTCACTTTGAATTTTGGGGATTTCCAACTGAAAATATCATTGAAAAAGACTGGTTTGAAAAAATAGAACTCGATCAGAATTTAACGCTTTATACTACTCCTTCAAGGCATTTTTCGGGCAGAAGTTTTAAACGATGTAACACACTTTGGACGTCGTTTGTAGTAGAAACCAAAGGTTTTAAAATGTATTTGGGCGGCGATAGTGGTTATGACACCCACTTTAAAGAAATTGGCACTCAATTTGGCCCTTTTGACATCGCTCTTATCGACAACGGTCAATACAATCCTGCTTGGAAATACATTCATAATTTACCCGAAGATGTTATCAAAGCTATGAAAGATCTGAATGCCAAAAGAGTATTTCCGGTGCATTCTTCTAAGTTTTCATTGGCACCGCATTCCTGGGATGAACCACTGAATAAAATAACTGAATTAAATGAGTTATCCCAAAACCCAATTCCGTTGATTACTCCCATGATTGGAGAATTAGTGGAACTAAAAAATGAAAAACAGCAATTCCGGCAATGGTGGAAAGGCATAAAATAA
- a CDS encoding GNAT family N-acetyltransferase: protein MIPSAYTLRNAHPSEFEEIGKLLISVYSQLEGFPKENEQPNYYKMLANIGNFTHQPQTELLVAADENNTILGAVVYFNDMKNYGSGGIATQEQNSAGFRLLGVAPTARGKGIGKLLTQECIQKAADNKRTQLIIHSTLAMKTAWEMYEKIGFRRSEDLDFMQGELAVFGFRLPLNS, encoded by the coding sequence ATGATTCCTTCAGCTTATACTCTGCGCAATGCCCACCCTTCCGAATTTGAAGAAATTGGAAAATTACTCATTAGTGTTTATTCACAATTAGAAGGTTTTCCCAAAGAAAATGAGCAGCCCAACTATTATAAAATGCTGGCCAATATTGGTAATTTTACCCATCAACCGCAAACCGAACTTTTAGTCGCTGCTGACGAAAACAATACAATTCTTGGTGCTGTAGTCTATTTTAACGATATGAAAAACTACGGTTCGGGCGGAATTGCTACTCAGGAACAAAACTCAGCCGGGTTTCGATTACTGGGAGTTGCACCAACTGCCCGCGGAAAAGGAATTGGTAAACTTCTAACGCAGGAATGCATCCAAAAAGCGGCTGATAACAAACGTACTCAATTGATCATTCATTCGACTTTAGCTATGAAAACAGCCTGGGAAATGTATGAAAAAATTGGCTTCAGAAGATCTGAAGACTTAGACTTTATGCAGGGTGAACTCGCCGTATTTGGCTTTCGTTTACCGCTTAATTCCTAA
- a CDS encoding GNAT family N-acetyltransferase codes for MNTSLLNLQPEILEDDLVQLLPLQENDFEKLYKVASDPLIWEQHPNKNRYEKEVFQNFFEGAMESKGAFLIIDKATGEIAGSTRFYEYNPENKTVFIGYTFYGRKFWGTGFNTQVKKMMLDYAFKAVDKVQFHIGAENYRSQKAIEKLGAVKVEEINVAYYNEPSRHNFVYELKK; via the coding sequence ATGAATACCTCTCTTTTAAATCTGCAGCCTGAAATTCTGGAAGATGATCTGGTTCAATTACTGCCGCTTCAGGAAAATGATTTTGAAAAATTATACAAAGTGGCTTCAGATCCTTTGATTTGGGAGCAACACCCGAATAAAAATCGGTATGAAAAAGAAGTTTTTCAAAATTTCTTTGAAGGTGCTATGGAAAGCAAAGGCGCTTTTCTGATCATCGATAAAGCAACCGGAGAAATTGCAGGAAGCACCCGATTTTATGAATACAATCCTGAAAACAAAACTGTTTTTATTGGATATACATTTTACGGAAGAAAATTTTGGGGCACCGGATTTAATACTCAGGTGAAAAAAATGATGCTGGATTATGCGTTTAAAGCAGTTGACAAAGTCCAGTTTCATATAGGAGCGGAAAATTACCGTTCACAAAAAGCCATAGAAAAACTGGGTGCTGTTAAAGTAGAAGAAATAAACGTTGCTTACTACAATGAACCATCCCGTCATAATTTTGTATACGAATTAAAAAAATAA
- a CDS encoding TIGR00730 family Rossman fold protein, which translates to MKRITVFCGSSFGTDKIYKEQAALLGKTLAQQNIELVYGGANVGLMGAVADGVLNEGGKAIGVLPNFLRSKEIAHLGLTELIVVESMHERKTKMNDLCDGVIALPGGFGTLEELFEMLTWGQLGLHKKPIGILNINGFYDSLIELTKVMVEKGLLKPVNQEMLLVSDTIEDLLHQMRNYVPPATGKWIDTTQS; encoded by the coding sequence ATGAAAAGAATAACTGTTTTCTGTGGTTCCAGTTTTGGGACCGACAAAATTTACAAAGAGCAGGCAGCACTGCTTGGAAAAACTTTAGCCCAGCAAAATATAGAGTTGGTTTATGGCGGAGCAAATGTAGGCCTGATGGGCGCTGTCGCCGATGGTGTTCTGAACGAAGGTGGAAAAGCTATTGGTGTATTACCCAACTTTTTAAGGTCAAAAGAAATTGCACATCTAGGTTTGACCGAATTAATCGTTGTGGAAAGCATGCACGAAAGAAAGACCAAAATGAATGATTTATGCGACGGTGTTATTGCACTACCGGGTGGTTTTGGAACTTTGGAAGAACTTTTTGAAATGCTGACCTGGGGACAATTAGGTTTGCATAAAAAACCAATCGGCATTCTGAACATCAATGGCTTTTATGATTCGCTGATTGAACTAACCAAAGTTATGGTAGAGAAAGGTTTATTAAAGCCTGTCAATCAGGAAATGCTTCTAGTGAGCGATACCATTGAGGATTTATTACATCAAATGAGAAATTACGTTCCGCCAGCCACCGGAAAATGGATTGATACCACACAATCCTAG
- a CDS encoding DUF1772 domain-containing protein produces the protein MDTFIVDTKTITLLLATLFTGLLAGIFLTWGNTVTPGIGKLDDINYLRAFQNMNRTIQNPLFFLVFFGSLLFSFAAAYFYKSNTIVLSLTVSAAIIYLIGVILVTILGNIPLNEMLDKTDLVHPSIQEAALLRSKFEAKWNNLHLFRIVASIISFLLLIISCLVKTKP, from the coding sequence ATGGATACTTTTATTGTGGATACTAAAACCATTACATTATTGCTGGCTACCTTATTTACAGGGCTTTTAGCCGGAATATTTTTAACCTGGGGCAACACTGTAACTCCGGGAATTGGAAAATTGGATGACATCAATTATCTCAGAGCTTTTCAAAACATGAATCGCACCATACAGAATCCGTTGTTTTTTCTGGTCTTTTTTGGTTCCTTACTGTTTTCTTTTGCAGCGGCTTATTTTTATAAATCAAATACAATTGTTTTAAGTCTGACAGTTAGTGCTGCGATTATCTATCTTATAGGTGTTATTCTGGTTACTATTTTGGGAAACATTCCGCTAAACGAAATGCTTGATAAGACAGATTTGGTACATCCCTCAATTCAGGAAGCAGCCCTTTTACGAAGTAAATTTGAAGCAAAATGGAACAATCTCCACCTTTTCCGAATCGTAGCTTCTATAATTTCTTTTTTACTTTTGATCATTAGCTGTTTAGTAAAAACGAAGCCATAA
- a CDS encoding SRPBCC family protein, protein MKTENNHFAKAEMLIRKPVSEVFQAFTDPEITSKFWFTKSSGKLIAGTTTEWTWEMYGFSLTVTTLILEENKKIVIEWGNPNETTIVEWTFSPLNENDTFVSITNSGLKGDPDKIIDQVRNSTEGFTLVLAGAKAYLEHQIQLNLVLDRFPKGLE, encoded by the coding sequence ATGAAAACAGAAAACAACCACTTCGCAAAAGCCGAAATGCTGATCAGAAAACCTGTCTCAGAAGTTTTTCAGGCCTTTACAGATCCGGAAATCACCAGTAAATTTTGGTTTACAAAAAGTTCAGGAAAACTAATCGCCGGAACTACAACCGAATGGACTTGGGAAATGTATGGATTCTCGTTAACGGTAACTACTCTTATTTTAGAGGAAAATAAAAAAATCGTAATCGAATGGGGAAATCCTAATGAAACCACCATAGTCGAATGGACATTTAGTCCGTTAAACGAAAATGACACCTTTGTCAGCATCACCAATTCAGGTTTAAAAGGAGATCCAGATAAAATCATCGATCAGGTTCGAAATTCTACCGAAGGTTTTACTTTGGTTCTGGCCGGAGCAAAAGCTTATTTAGAACATCAAATCCAGCTGAATTTAGTTTTGGATCGATTCCCTAAAGGATTGGAATAA
- a CDS encoding iron chaperone, giving the protein METKKPQNIDEYIGSFPNDVQEILERIRMTVQNAAPDAKEKISYSMPAFEQNGIVVYFAAFKNHIGLYALPSGHDAFKEELSKYKSGKGSVQFPLNQPIPYDLITEIVKFRVKENLEKIKKK; this is encoded by the coding sequence ATGGAAACAAAGAAACCTCAAAACATTGATGAATATATCGGCAGTTTTCCAAATGATGTTCAGGAAATCTTAGAGAGGATTCGAATGACTGTTCAGAATGCAGCTCCTGATGCCAAAGAAAAAATTAGTTATTCTATGCCGGCTTTTGAGCAAAACGGAATCGTAGTGTATTTTGCAGCTTTCAAAAATCATATTGGACTTTATGCTTTGCCCAGTGGACATGATGCTTTTAAAGAAGAACTTTCAAAATACAAATCCGGAAAAGGCTCTGTACAATTTCCTTTAAATCAGCCTATACCTTATGATTTAATTACCGAAATTGTAAAATTCAGAGTAAAAGAAAATCTGGAAAAAATAAAAAAGAAATAA
- a CDS encoding glyoxalase: protein MNHKAISIRPFIGAKDFEISRSFYRDLGFEEGVLDPKFSVFEAGDLSFYLQDYYDKNWNENTMIFLEVEDVDYYYKQLLALNLTEKYGVKLTPIVHQDWGSECFLHDPSGVLWHFGKFNK from the coding sequence ATGAATCACAAAGCAATATCGATCCGACCTTTTATAGGAGCTAAAGATTTTGAGATTTCCAGAAGTTTCTATCGGGATTTAGGTTTTGAAGAAGGAGTTTTAGATCCAAAATTTTCTGTTTTTGAAGCGGGAGATTTGTCCTTTTATCTTCAGGATTATTACGATAAAAACTGGAATGAAAACACCATGATTTTTTTAGAAGTAGAAGATGTCGATTACTACTACAAGCAGCTTTTGGCGCTTAACTTAACGGAAAAATATGGAGTAAAATTAACACCTATCGTTCATCAGGATTGGGGAAGCGAGTGTTTTTTGCACGATCCTTCAGGTGTTTTGTGGCATTTTGGGAAGTTTAATAAGTAG
- a CDS encoding DUF2625 domain-containing protein: MVLKFPLIVLTFLTLTATAQNKMKKAEELIDKVDPGWTQVEEWIKTAKNKVEILPVDALKAKEVLYKIQVSTRSPMGAIVYHTGGLLIDDGWIRILGSGNAKFNRTLPDWNKGKSFNDFGETAPFLLVADDAIGGFYLLNGGGLGSDVGKMYYFSPDNLEYEQLDITYSEFLGFCFDNDLDKFYQGNRWNGWRAEVSKLKGDEVFNFYPFLWTAEGNDINKNSRKIISVQEQYGLNLDLRKQLGFDK, from the coding sequence ATGGTACTAAAATTTCCTTTAATTGTATTGACCTTTTTAACTCTTACAGCAACTGCGCAAAATAAAATGAAAAAAGCCGAAGAACTTATAGATAAAGTCGACCCGGGATGGACTCAGGTCGAAGAATGGATTAAGACAGCAAAAAATAAAGTAGAAATTTTGCCGGTTGACGCCTTAAAAGCAAAAGAGGTTTTGTACAAAATTCAGGTTAGCACCCGCTCGCCAATGGGAGCTATTGTATACCATACGGGAGGTCTTTTGATCGACGATGGCTGGATTAGAATTCTGGGTTCAGGAAATGCAAAATTCAATCGCACACTTCCGGATTGGAACAAAGGGAAATCGTTTAATGATTTTGGCGAAACAGCGCCTTTTTTATTAGTTGCCGACGATGCTATTGGAGGTTTCTACCTTCTAAACGGAGGAGGATTGGGAAGTGATGTTGGGAAAATGTATTATTTCTCTCCTGATAATCTGGAGTATGAACAGCTGGATATTACGTATTCGGAATTTTTAGGATTCTGTTTTGATAATGATCTGGATAAGTTTTATCAAGGCAACAGATGGAATGGATGGAGAGCCGAAGTATCAAAATTGAAAGGCGATGAAGTCTTTAACTTTTATCCTTTTTTATGGACTGCCGAAGGAAATGATATTAATAAAAATTCGCGAAAAATAATTTCGGTCCAGGAACAATACGGACTGAATTTAGATTTGCGAAAACAACTCGGTTTTGATAAATAG
- a CDS encoding cation:proton antiporter has product MIEFFRHFLQEFELPLSNPVLIFSLILFIILLSPILLKKINIPGIIGLIISGVIIGPHGLNILAKNSAVDLFSTIGLLYIMFIAGLELDMNEFKANRNKSLLFGFFTFIFPLTIGFPVCFYLLKYDFNASFLTASMFATHTLVAYPIVSKLGIAKNQAVAITVGGTILTDTAVLIILAVIMGSSQGSLNQAFWIKLTVSLAIFSAIMFLVIPRIAKWFFKKLESEKHAHYIFVLSVVFFAAFLAEVAGVEPIIGAFVAGLALNPLIPHSSALMNRIEFIGNSLFIPFFLISVGMLVDISVILSGPTALIVAGTLSVVAIFGKWIAAFFTQIVFRYTKTERQLIFGLSSAHAAATLAVILVGFKAKILDENILNGTIILILITCIVASFATEKAAKKIAICEEEVSNEDANGDQILDEHILIPLAKTSATESLLDFALLIKDKKSSNPVTLLTIVPNNDQAEINILKYRKAVDKFVIQGSASEVKINTIARIDHNPASGIARTSKEIMSDIVIVGWPRKTGFLDKIFGENVDSIINNVDKCLFICRFQKTFIEEKRLVFICPPFSERGVGFHLLLQKISRLSQELSIPIVVYAEYKTHEAIVQIATKLKLNAKLGFKSIMNWDDFESISDEIKATDLIVFNFSRKGSVSYQSIFDRLPQKFEKSFSDNNLILVYGQEDRKETAMDAYDDFTATPLTKGLEAIEQIGRGLGNILKKG; this is encoded by the coding sequence ATGATAGAATTTTTCAGGCATTTTTTACAAGAATTCGAATTACCACTCAGTAATCCGGTATTGATTTTTTCTTTGATCCTTTTCATCATCCTCTTGTCACCGATTTTACTAAAAAAAATTAATATCCCGGGAATTATCGGGCTTATCATTTCGGGAGTCATTATTGGACCGCACGGATTGAATATTCTGGCCAAGAACTCTGCTGTTGATTTGTTTTCGACAATCGGACTTTTGTATATCATGTTTATTGCGGGTCTGGAATTGGATATGAATGAGTTTAAAGCCAATAGAAATAAGAGTTTATTGTTTGGTTTTTTTACTTTTATTTTTCCATTAACGATTGGTTTTCCGGTTTGTTTTTATCTGCTGAAATATGATTTTAATGCGAGTTTTTTAACAGCCAGTATGTTTGCCACCCACACATTGGTGGCATATCCGATTGTGAGTAAACTGGGAATCGCAAAAAATCAGGCAGTGGCTATTACGGTTGGGGGAACTATTTTAACAGATACTGCCGTTTTGATTATTTTGGCGGTGATTATGGGAAGCAGTCAGGGAAGTTTGAATCAGGCTTTCTGGATTAAATTGACGGTTTCGCTGGCCATTTTCTCAGCCATCATGTTTTTGGTTATTCCAAGAATAGCGAAATGGTTCTTTAAAAAATTAGAAAGCGAGAAACACGCCCATTATATATTTGTACTTTCAGTGGTGTTTTTTGCTGCGTTTTTAGCAGAGGTAGCAGGAGTAGAGCCTATTATTGGAGCGTTCGTTGCCGGTTTAGCGCTAAACCCTTTAATTCCGCATTCATCAGCTTTGATGAACAGAATTGAGTTTATTGGGAATTCACTATTCATTCCTTTTTTCCTGATTTCAGTGGGAATGCTGGTAGACATCAGCGTGATCCTGAGCGGACCAACCGCTTTAATTGTAGCAGGAACTTTGAGTGTGGTGGCTATTTTTGGAAAATGGATCGCAGCCTTTTTTACGCAGATTGTATTTAGGTATACCAAAACCGAAAGACAGCTTATTTTTGGATTGAGCAGTGCGCATGCTGCGGCAACTTTAGCCGTTATTCTGGTTGGATTTAAAGCAAAAATTTTAGACGAAAATATCCTGAACGGAACAATTATTTTAATTCTGATTACTTGTATTGTGGCTTCTTTCGCGACAGAAAAAGCAGCTAAAAAGATTGCTATTTGTGAAGAAGAAGTTTCAAATGAAGATGCCAATGGTGATCAGATTCTGGACGAACATATCCTGATTCCGTTAGCCAAAACGTCGGCTACGGAAAGTTTACTGGATTTCGCACTTTTGATAAAAGATAAAAAATCATCTAATCCGGTGACGCTATTAACGATTGTACCGAATAACGATCAGGCTGAAATTAATATCTTAAAATACCGAAAAGCCGTTGATAAATTTGTTATTCAGGGGTCTGCTTCAGAAGTAAAAATCAATACGATTGCCAGAATCGACCATAATCCGGCAAGTGGAATTGCGAGAACGTCCAAAGAAATCATGTCCGATATTGTGATCGTGGGATGGCCTAGAAAAACCGGTTTTTTGGATAAAATTTTCGGTGAAAATGTAGACTCGATCATCAATAATGTAGACAAATGTTTGTTCATCTGCAGGTTTCAAAAAACATTTATTGAGGAAAAAAGACTGGTTTTCATCTGTCCGCCTTTCTCCGAAAGAGGTGTTGGATTTCACCTGCTGCTGCAAAAGATCTCTCGATTATCTCAGGAATTAAGTATTCCGATCGTCGTTTATGCTGAATACAAAACACATGAGGCCATTGTGCAGATTGCGACTAAATTAAAATTAAATGCCAAACTAGGTTTTAAAAGTATTATGAATTGGGATGATTTTGAATCGATCTCAGATGAAATTAAAGCTACAGATCTGATTGTTTTTAACTTCTCCAGAAAAGGATCCGTTTCGTACCAATCGATTTTTGACAGATTGCCGCAGAAATTTGAAAAATCATTTAGTGATAACAATCTGATTCTGGTTTATGGACAAGAAGACCGCAAAGAGACTGCAATGGATGCCTATGATGATTTCACTGCGACACCATTGACAAAAGGCCTGGAAGCAATAGAACAAATTGGTCGAGGTTTGGGTAATATTTTGAAAAAAGGCTAG